In the genome of Microbacterium endophyticum, one region contains:
- a CDS encoding aldo/keto reductase produces the protein MPTIPTITLNDGFAFPEIGFGTYKLTGDAGVDAVVAATEAGYRLLDTAVNYKNERVVGEAVRRSPVDRSELIVTTKIPGRDHGFDSALTSIDGSRERLGIDVIDLHLIHWPNPSVDKYVDTWRALIEARARGWVRSIGVSNFTPAMLDRLNDETGVVPAINQVELHPYFPQAQLREYHRAHRIRTESWSPLATRAELLGEQPIVDAAKAHDVTPTQVVLRWHVQLGSTPIPKSATPSRQRENADIFGFSLTGDEVDAISGLERGRMWGGDPDSHEEM, from the coding sequence ATGCCTACGATTCCTACGATCACCTTGAACGATGGTTTTGCATTTCCGGAGATTGGGTTCGGTACGTACAAACTCACAGGGGATGCCGGAGTGGATGCCGTTGTCGCGGCGACGGAGGCCGGATACCGGCTTCTCGACACCGCCGTGAACTACAAGAACGAGCGCGTTGTGGGCGAGGCTGTGCGACGAAGCCCGGTCGATCGCTCAGAGCTCATCGTTACGACAAAGATTCCCGGGCGCGATCACGGCTTCGATAGCGCTCTCACAAGCATCGATGGGTCCCGCGAGCGCTTGGGTATCGACGTGATCGATCTTCATCTCATTCACTGGCCCAACCCGAGCGTCGACAAATACGTCGACACCTGGCGTGCCCTCATCGAAGCGCGAGCTCGCGGTTGGGTGCGGAGCATCGGAGTGTCGAACTTCACACCCGCAATGCTCGACAGGCTAAACGACGAGACCGGAGTCGTTCCCGCCATCAACCAGGTGGAGCTTCACCCCTACTTTCCACAAGCGCAGCTGCGGGAGTATCACCGTGCGCACCGCATCCGCACCGAGAGCTGGAGCCCGCTCGCCACGCGCGCGGAGCTTTTGGGCGAGCAGCCCATCGTCGATGCCGCCAAAGCGCACGATGTGACGCCGACGCAGGTCGTGTTGCGCTGGCACGTGCAGCTCGGTTCGACACCTATTCCGAAGTCGGCGACGCCGTCGCGCCAGAGAGAAAACGCCGACATTTTCGGATTCAGTCTCACCGGTGATGAAGTTGACGCGATTTCAGGTCTTGAGCGCGGGCGCATGTGGGGAGGCGACCCTGACTCTCACGAAGAGATGTGA
- a CDS encoding 8-oxo-dGTP diphosphatase, which translates to MNLPEVCAVYMMRPTATSGTEVLLGHKRTGLGLGRIVGIGGKIERGETVREGAVREVQEETGLLVEASDLVAVGVLDYLFPSQPTWSQRSHVFTCTAWTGEPVETDEIVPKWYSIDDIPFERMWDDASRWLPGILRGNSGLNAIFTFGDDLATVVNEAPRAVA; encoded by the coding sequence ATGAACCTGCCCGAAGTGTGCGCTGTCTACATGATGCGCCCTACCGCGACCAGCGGAACCGAGGTGCTGCTCGGTCACAAGCGCACAGGCCTTGGACTCGGTCGCATCGTCGGGATCGGGGGCAAGATCGAGCGGGGTGAAACCGTGCGCGAGGGCGCCGTGCGTGAGGTTCAGGAAGAAACGGGGTTGCTGGTCGAAGCATCCGATCTCGTTGCGGTCGGTGTGCTCGACTACCTCTTTCCTTCACAGCCGACGTGGTCGCAGCGGTCCCACGTTTTCACGTGCACGGCGTGGACCGGCGAACCGGTTGAGACCGACGAGATCGTGCCGAAGTGGTACTCGATCGACGACATTCCATTCGAGCGAATGTGGGATGACGCCTCGCGCTGGCTGCCGGGGATACTACGCGGGAATAGCGGACTCAATGCGATCTTCACATTCGGCGACGATCTGGCGACCGTCGTGAACGAGGCACCTCGCGCCGTGGCGTGA
- a CDS encoding ABC transporter ATP-binding protein — translation MRVTESSPATTAALDLRGLFKSFGDKVAVAGIDLTVPVGSFYGLVGPNGAGKTTTLSMATGLLRPDSGSATIHGVDVWGDPVAAKAMVGNLADGVRLFDRLTGEQLITYTGMMFGLDRADIATRTADLLQMMDLTAAAGTPVVDYSAGMTKKVALACALIHAPRLLVLDEPFESVDPVSAANIEDVLRSYAQTGGTVIVSSHSMDLVQRMCDHVAVIANGTVLAAGTVGDVRGAGSLQDRFIELVGGRHHSEGPSWLRQS, via the coding sequence GTGCGCGTGACAGAATCCTCCCCGGCAACGACTGCCGCCCTCGACCTCCGTGGCCTTTTCAAAAGCTTTGGCGACAAAGTCGCCGTCGCCGGAATCGACCTCACCGTTCCGGTGGGATCTTTCTACGGACTCGTCGGACCGAACGGTGCCGGCAAGACCACAACGCTATCGATGGCGACAGGTCTCCTGCGTCCCGATTCGGGTTCTGCGACGATCCACGGCGTCGATGTCTGGGGAGACCCCGTGGCGGCCAAAGCGATGGTGGGGAACCTGGCCGATGGTGTTCGGTTGTTCGACCGATTGACCGGCGAGCAACTCATCACGTACACGGGGATGATGTTCGGGCTGGATCGCGCGGACATCGCCACACGCACCGCAGATCTCCTGCAGATGATGGATCTGACTGCGGCAGCCGGTACGCCGGTCGTCGACTACTCCGCGGGTATGACGAAAAAAGTGGCCCTCGCCTGCGCGCTCATCCATGCCCCCAGGCTCTTGGTACTCGATGAGCCCTTCGAATCGGTCGACCCCGTTTCGGCAGCCAACATCGAAGACGTACTGCGCAGCTACGCGCAAACCGGCGGCACCGTCATCGTCTCCAGCCACTCGATGGACCTCGTCCAGCGCATGTGTGACCACGTCGCTGTCATCGCGAACGGCACTGTTCTTGCGGCAGGCACCGTTGGCGACGTGCGCGGGGCCGGCTCACTGCAGGACCGGTTCATTGAGCTCGTCGGCGGCCGCCACCACTCTGAAGGGCCGTCATGGTTGCGACAGTCCTGA
- a CDS encoding winged helix-turn-helix domain-containing protein, whose translation MSNTALLERPATSTRPNLRVVTDSESAPAAHTPAAPTRALPAGTAPRGFALYVGFDEVKAAASGVSLGTLVEALRRTLGELAPDAETYATVALAPASAGGRNVDVVRLALHEPAATARAKDEPEEIDDDATTGVIVDISRKRVLIDGNSAAFTFKEFELLQYLVLREGRTIERTELVSSLWSQGDLDAPGERTIDVHVRRLRAKLGRYEDIVRTVRGVGYRFDRHADVVIRYGHGTPSPDRF comes from the coding sequence ATGTCGAACACCGCCCTCCTCGAGCGCCCCGCTACTTCCACCCGTCCGAACCTCCGTGTCGTGACGGATTCCGAATCCGCTCCCGCTGCGCACACACCCGCGGCGCCTACCCGCGCTCTGCCCGCAGGAACCGCACCGCGTGGCTTCGCTCTCTACGTCGGCTTCGACGAAGTGAAGGCTGCGGCATCCGGCGTTTCCCTCGGCACCCTCGTTGAGGCTCTGCGACGCACGCTCGGCGAACTCGCTCCCGATGCTGAAACCTACGCGACGGTCGCCCTTGCCCCGGCATCTGCGGGCGGGCGAAATGTCGATGTGGTGCGTCTTGCCCTTCATGAACCAGCTGCGACGGCGCGCGCCAAAGACGAGCCGGAAGAGATCGACGACGACGCGACGACCGGAGTGATCGTCGACATCTCGCGCAAGCGCGTTCTGATCGACGGCAATTCGGCGGCATTCACCTTTAAAGAGTTCGAACTGCTGCAGTACCTGGTTTTGCGTGAAGGCCGCACGATCGAACGGACCGAACTGGTGTCGTCGCTCTGGAGCCAGGGTGACCTCGATGCGCCCGGCGAACGCACCATCGATGTGCACGTGCGGCGACTGCGCGCCAAACTCGGTCGCTACGAGGACATCGTGCGAACAGTTCGCGGCGTTGGATACCGTTTCGACCGTCACGCCGATGTCGTCATTCGCTACGGTCACGGCACGCCGTCGCCCGACCGCTTCTAA
- a CDS encoding VOC family protein, producing MLLNPYINFRDQAREAMEFYRTVFGGELTVTTFSDFNFAQTPEDEDLVMHAQLTTDDGFTLMASDTPSHVAGATPAGFAVSVSGDDESKLENIWNGLSTEGTVNEPFETPPWGGRFGMLTDKFGIEWMISANVTSDGS from the coding sequence ATGCTCCTCAATCCCTACATCAACTTTCGCGATCAAGCGCGTGAAGCGATGGAGTTCTACCGCACTGTCTTCGGTGGTGAACTCACGGTCACGACTTTCTCCGATTTCAATTTTGCGCAAACTCCCGAAGACGAAGACCTCGTCATGCATGCACAGCTGACCACCGATGACGGTTTCACGCTCATGGCTTCCGACACACCGAGCCACGTGGCCGGTGCGACGCCGGCTGGCTTCGCTGTTTCAGTCAGCGGAGACGACGAATCAAAGCTCGAAAATATCTGGAACGGCCTGAGTACCGAGGGCACCGTCAACGAGCCGTTCGAGACTCCCCCGTGGGGCGGCAGGTTCGGAATGCTCACCGATAAATTCGGAATCGAGTGGATGATCAGCGCGAACGTGACGTCGGATGGCTCGTGA
- a CDS encoding exonuclease SbcCD subunit D: protein MRILHTSDWHIGRTFHGHSTLAALRGVLFEMVEQVRERRVDVVIVAGDVFDSAAPAASCYELLTETLAALADAGARVVMTSGNHDSAARLGFQSRLLRQEIAVRTDPALIDSPITIEDADGPVQFYGIPFLEPALVRHLWPDVEVRTHERALTHAMDLVRADLAKRGGRSIAISHCFTAGVEATVGVERDIQQGGLDVVPLSAFDGVDYVALGHIHGRQQLSPKVRYSGAPLHYSFGEGNKPRGSWLIDLDAAGATSVEWLSLPVPRRLTTLRAPLDELLEGPRFSTDEQSWVAAEYTDATPQPDTMRRLQARFPWCASVAHVPAVTREKSELTYSGRVRAARSDLELIDAFLAHVREGEGASTAETDILRDTLGEQAAAEASR, encoded by the coding sequence ATGCGCATCCTCCACACTTCCGACTGGCATATCGGGCGCACCTTCCACGGGCACTCGACTCTTGCAGCGCTTCGTGGCGTGCTGTTCGAAATGGTGGAGCAGGTGCGAGAGCGGCGCGTTGACGTCGTGATCGTCGCGGGCGACGTGTTCGACTCGGCCGCGCCCGCGGCATCCTGCTACGAACTTTTGACCGAGACACTCGCGGCTCTTGCCGATGCCGGGGCGCGCGTCGTCATGACGAGTGGAAATCATGATTCGGCGGCTCGCCTCGGTTTCCAGTCGCGCCTCCTGAGGCAAGAGATCGCGGTTCGCACCGACCCCGCTTTGATCGATTCCCCCATCACGATCGAAGACGCTGATGGCCCTGTGCAGTTCTATGGCATCCCGTTTCTCGAGCCGGCGCTCGTGCGTCACCTGTGGCCAGATGTCGAGGTGCGCACGCATGAGCGCGCGCTCACCCACGCGATGGATCTCGTTCGTGCTGATCTCGCAAAGCGCGGCGGCCGCTCTATTGCTATTTCGCACTGTTTCACGGCCGGTGTTGAGGCGACGGTCGGTGTTGAGCGCGACATTCAACAGGGCGGCCTCGACGTCGTGCCGCTTTCGGCCTTCGATGGTGTCGACTATGTGGCTCTTGGCCACATCCACGGCCGCCAACAGTTATCACCGAAGGTGCGGTACTCGGGGGCACCGCTGCACTACAGCTTTGGCGAAGGCAACAAACCCCGAGGCTCGTGGCTCATCGATTTGGATGCCGCGGGCGCAACTTCGGTCGAATGGCTTTCCTTGCCCGTCCCCCGGCGCCTGACGACTCTGCGCGCACCGCTCGATGAACTGCTGGAAGGTCCTCGATTCAGCACGGACGAGCAGTCGTGGGTGGCGGCCGAATACACCGACGCGACACCGCAACCAGACACCATGCGTCGGCTGCAGGCGCGTTTCCCGTGGTGCGCGAGTGTCGCTCACGTGCCAGCCGTGACGCGCGAAAAGAGCGAATTGACCTACTCGGGGCGTGTCCGTGCCGCACGAAGCGATCTTGAGCTCATCGATGCGTTTCTCGCTCACGTGCGCGAAGGTGAAGGTGCCTCGACGGCTGAAACCGACATTCTTCGCGACACGCTGGGCGAGCAGGCAGCAGCCGAGGCGAGCAGATGA
- a CDS encoding GNAT family N-acetyltransferase, with translation MTFTNERDESRYTLKRGEDLVSVLDYRDDGRTLAMTRAYTIPTFRGQGFAADIVERAVADVEASGDRVVSPVCWYVAEWFESHPDRAGVLTPRGAARNS, from the coding sequence ATGACTTTCACGAACGAGCGCGATGAGTCGCGCTACACGCTGAAGCGGGGAGAAGACCTCGTGAGCGTTCTCGACTACCGCGATGATGGCCGCACACTGGCCATGACACGGGCTTACACCATTCCGACATTCCGTGGACAGGGATTCGCCGCTGACATCGTCGAACGCGCGGTAGCCGATGTCGAGGCATCCGGAGATCGGGTCGTAAGCCCGGTGTGCTGGTACGTGGCGGAATGGTTCGAATCGCACCCCGACCGCGCCGGCGTCCTTACTCCTCGCGGAGCGGCCCGAAACTCATAG
- a CDS encoding DNA-3-methyladenine glycosylase family protein — translation MNRDPRPPHGAPLETEYRPRHPLDFRRTVLFLRRGRGDPTMTVDGPVVWRASRTPAGLATLALRESGAGVIKAAAWGNGAGWALAQLPALCGADDDSDGFDASLHPLVADAHHQNPGLRLARTEIVFDALACAIFEQKVTGMQAFGAWRRILTWFGERAPGPTPHPMFAPPTIEGWRHIPSWAWHRAGLEPSQSRTVVAAARRGDALTRATTAAHTGPERDQVLTSIRGVGPWTSAETRIRALGDTDAVSVGDYHLAHEVGNALAGSRTDDDGMLELLAPWSGQRQRVIRLIGASGVREQRRGPKLHPEDHRAR, via the coding sequence ATGAACCGCGACCCGCGGCCCCCGCACGGCGCACCTCTTGAAACGGAGTATCGCCCGCGGCATCCGCTCGATTTCCGGCGAACCGTACTGTTTCTGCGACGCGGGCGGGGCGACCCCACGATGACGGTCGACGGCCCGGTCGTGTGGCGCGCGAGCCGCACACCTGCGGGGCTCGCAACCCTCGCTCTTCGCGAGTCCGGGGCCGGAGTCATCAAGGCCGCAGCCTGGGGAAACGGTGCTGGGTGGGCGCTTGCGCAGTTGCCCGCGCTCTGCGGTGCCGACGATGATAGCGACGGCTTCGATGCCTCACTGCATCCGCTCGTTGCTGACGCTCACCATCAGAATCCTGGGTTGCGCCTTGCACGCACCGAGATTGTCTTCGACGCTCTCGCGTGCGCGATCTTCGAGCAAAAGGTCACCGGGATGCAGGCATTCGGCGCGTGGCGTCGCATTCTCACGTGGTTCGGTGAGCGCGCACCAGGCCCCACCCCACACCCGATGTTCGCTCCCCCAACGATCGAAGGTTGGCGCCATATCCCCTCTTGGGCGTGGCATCGAGCGGGTCTGGAACCGTCTCAATCGCGCACCGTCGTTGCAGCTGCCCGACGAGGCGACGCACTGACACGAGCCACTACAGCCGCGCACACCGGGCCGGAGCGCGATCAAGTACTCACGAGTATCCGCGGCGTGGGGCCGTGGACGTCGGCAGAAACCCGCATTCGGGCGCTCGGCGATACCGATGCGGTGAGCGTGGGCGATTACCACCTTGCCCATGAAGTAGGCAATGCACTCGCCGGCAGCCGGACTGACGACGACGGGATGCTCGAGCTTCTCGCCCCCTGGAGCGGTCAGCGCCAGCGGGTAATTCGCCTCATCGGAGCAAGCGGCGTGCGCGAGCAACGGCGCGGACCAAAGCTCCATCCCGAAGACCACCGCGCCAGATAA